One segment of Triticum aestivum cultivar Chinese Spring chromosome 2A, IWGSC CS RefSeq v2.1, whole genome shotgun sequence DNA contains the following:
- the LOC123187830 gene encoding pectin acetylesterase 2: MGSWVLLAVVLGSLVGAARGSEPWSNGTQVYSTNANSGSGSNGAFVALTLIQSAAAKGAVCLDGSLPGYHLHRGSGSGSNNWLVNLEGGGWCNDVKSCVFRKGSRRGSSNHMERQLQFTGIMSNRPEENPDFYNWNRVKVRYCDGGSFTGDGADAASGLYFRGQRIWQAAIDDLMAQGMRSASQALLSGCSAGGASAILHCDEFRGMFPSNTRVKCLADAGMFLDSVDIAGRREMRDLFNGIVRLQGSGRSLPRSCTSRMDKTSCFFPQNVLPNIQTPTFILNTAYDVWQLQESLAPRTADPRGLWQSCKQNYASCNSNQLQFLNGFRNEMLNAVKGFSGSGQNGVFINSCFAHCQSERQDTWYSSKSPRLGNKRIAEAVGDWFFERGNAKYTDCAYPCDGTCHHLVFKGRHL; encoded by the exons ATGGGTTCCTGGGTCCTTCTTGCTGTGGTTCTCGGGTCCTTGGTGGGAGCTGCGCGCGGCTCCGAGCCGTGGTCGAACGGCACGCAGGTCTACTCCACCAATGCCAACTCCGGCAGCGGCAGCAACGGCGCCTTCGTCGCCCTCACTCTCATCCAGTCCGCGGCCGCCAAGGGAGCCG TATGCTTGGATGGAAGTTTACCGGGTTACCACCTACACCGGGGATCTGGATCAGGGTCAAACAATTGGCTTGTCAATCTGgag GGTGGAGGATGGTGCAATGATGTTAAAAGCTGTGTGTTCCGCAAGGGCAGTCGGCGTGGGTCATCGAACCACATGGAGAGGCAACTCCAGTTTACAGGCATAATGAGTAACAGGCCTGAAGAAAATCCTG ATTTCTACAACTGGAACAGAGTGAAGGTTCGGTATTGTGATGGTGGATCCTTCACCGGTGATGGGGCTGACGCG GCTTCAGGCCTTTATTTCCGAGGTCAGCGTATTTGGCAGGCTGCTATCGATGACTTGATGGCCCAAGGAATGCGTTCTGCTAGTCAG GCCCTTCTTTCGGGATGCTCTGCTGGGGGTGCTTCTGCCATACTTCACTGTGATGAGTTCCGTGGAATGTTTCCATCAAATACCAGAGTCAAGTGCCTCGCTGATGCTGGAATGTTCCTTGACTC TGTTGACATTGCGGGTCGTCGAGAAATGAGAGATTTGTTCAATGGCATTGTGAGATTGCAG GGTTCTGGAAGAAGCTTGCCTCGGTCTTGTACCTCTCGCATGGATAAAACCTCA TGCTTTTTCCCGCAGAACGTGTTGCCAAATATTCAAACTCCGACTTTTATCTTGAACACTGCTTACGACGTGTGGCAG CTTCAAGAGAGTTTGGCTCCCAGAACGGCTGATCCCCGGGGTCTATGGCAAAGTTGCAAGCAGAATTACGCCTCTTGCAATAGCAATCAGCTTCAGTTTTTAAATG GCTTCAGGAATGAAATGCTTAACGCTGTGAAGGGTTTCTCTGGGTCAGGGCAGAATGGGGTGTTTATCAACTCTTGTTTCGCCCACTGCCAGAGCGAGAGACAGGATACATGGTACTCAAGCAAGTCTCCTCGTCTTGGCAACAAG AGAATCGCAGAAGCGGTCGGTGACTGGTTCTTCGAGAGGGGCAACGCCAAGTACACCGACTGCGCGTACCCTTGTGACGGCACGTGCCATCACCTTGTGTTCAAAGGGAGGCATCTCTAA